The following coding sequences are from one Pocillopora verrucosa isolate sample1 chromosome 5, ASM3666991v2, whole genome shotgun sequence window:
- the LOC131768893 gene encoding trichohyalin: MVLPFERQPLLHKRYASLSSPELTRFSQGESGDASRGDEYANFLKSLANGERQDVGVSRPKPIAGKQGRSSPTTKDPKQTKYRLSPNRSDGLLHVTLTAKQNIQEHQKKMRVIEDHMLQHKQEERELKRYEGDIIKKQHHLRRTMAEYENSIYKKVRGEESKLSENNQGVERVKQQHAIQEDKVNKARTERNMSAIVKFKDKDRKEGLNLGEVEFQYSKTAKQLELTRTEIFSLTQQFEENLKRIEERGFELKKSLAELAIAANKMALKKRTQQTDDDRYVKDTSIKDIQDDRRRKQSLTEKLKGIENQGLKHEYGKRRLSRDLMVSKDMLSLKSREEGRKMTDINRRLQHNSVSQKQAKQAAEYLELDRQGKEIEERGQFAEARRSHQIEQLTRERRQQHSQQMTEWKKRYLEKQNEATRRAHEDSVKHLQKIVNKMEETEHALYNRVRAAEMQRRKQEQDVQRIFVELEQLSKENQKKMRETQEQFGRKKVELEQKLLREKAELAKAHNQREESIQRLLHHRAKMNGDKYLLSEEEREHDRLAKIGQRTDNLEQEVHS, from the exons ATGGTTCTTCCATTCGAACGGCAGCCTCTCTTACACAAGAGATACGCTTCTCTCTCTTCTCCAGAGCTCACACGGTTCTCTCAAGGCGAAAGCGGCGATGCGTCGAGAGGAGACGAGTATGCGAATTTTCTCAA GTCATTAGCAAATGGAGAACGGCAAGATGTTGGGGTGTCAAG ACCTAAGCCAATTGCTGGAAAGCAAGGCCGATCATCGCCAACAACAAAAGACCCAAAGCAGACTAAATATAGGTTGTCACCAAACAGAAGTGATGGTCTGCTTCATGTAACATTaactgcaaaacaaaatatacaGGAACACCAGAAAAAGATGAGAGTTATTGAG GATCATATGCTGCAACATAAACAAGAGGAAAGAGAACTGAAACGTTATGAAGGAGATATCATTAAGAAACAGCATCATCTCAGAAGAACCATGGCAGAATATGAAAACA gtATTTACAAAAAAGTGAGAGGTGAAGAAAGTAAGCTTAGTGAGAACAATCAGGGCGTGGAAAGAGTTAAACAGCAACATGCCATACAGGAGGACAAAGTCAACAAGGCAAGAACTGAGAGGAACATGTCTGCTATTGTGAAATTTAAAGACAAAGATAGGAAGGAAGGATTAAACCT GGGTGAAGTGGAGTTTCAGTACAGTAAAACAGCCAAGCAACTAGAGCTGACTCGTACAGAAATCTTTTCACTAACTCAGCAGTTTGAAGAGAATCTGAAAAGAATAGAG GAAAGGGGATTTGAATTGAAAAAGAGTTTGGCTGAGCttgccattgcagcaaacaagaTGGCGCTGAAAAAGAGAACACAACAAACGGATGATGACAG ataTGTAAAGGACACAAGCATCAAAGATATTCAG GATGACAGACGACGTAAACAAAGCTTGACAGAAAAACTCAA AGGTATAGAAAACCAAGGACTTAAACATGAATACGGCAAGCGGCGTTTGAGCAGGGACTTGATGGTCTCCAAAGACATGTTGTCCTTAAAGTCAAGGGAAG AGGGTAGAAAGATGACCGATATTAATCGTAGGCTTCAACACAATTCCGTCAGCCAAAAGCAAGCTAAGCAAGCGGCAGAATATCTGGAACTTGATCGACAAGGAAAAGAGATTGAGGAACGAGGCCAG TTTGCCGAGGCTCGCAGAAGCCACCAGATTGAGCAGCTGACAAGGGAAAGAAGACAGCAACACTCGCAGCAGATGACTGAGTGGAAGAAACGTTACTTAGAAAAACAGAACGAGGCCACTCGGCGTGCCCATGAAGACAGCGTCAAACATCTACAG AAAATTGTGAACAAGATGGAGGAAACAGAGCATGCTCTGTACAATCGAGTACGTGCCGCTGAAATGCAACGCCGAAAACAAGAACAGGACGTACAAAGAATCTTTGTCGAATTGGAGCAACTGTCCAAAGAAAACCAGAAGAAAATGAGG GAAACCCAGGAACAGTTTGGCCGAAAGAAGGTTGAGTTGGAACAGAAGCTCTTACGAGAGAAAGCTGAACTAGCAAAG GCCCACAATCAGCGGGAAGAAAGCATCCAAAGGTTACTACACCACAGAGCGAAGATGAACGGCGACAAATACTTACTGTCTGAGGAAGAAAGG GAGCATGATCGTCTCGCCAAGATCGGGCAAAGAACAGACAATTTGGAGCAGGAAGTTCATTCATGA
- the LOC131768890 gene encoding hypoxia-inducible factor 1-alpha inhibitor, whose amino-acid sequence MENNPTLMRMCVALAFLLSFTSASEETSCGPMKTSTCQRNSNSGADVHCESDSAPHSCSNRNEDKEKLKYHFHVNEPPKFRGVYPFPVDPIPRRNCFDKEAMEFLQKGLPVVLEQCTFQKPALKWTIEYLKENLKDEDHTAYFSQTRQFLYYDDDHMKGTYKEWKPPITKKFLYFSNFTKLMKEIEEADNGSRAYFQSLVYLQEGVSAAMQNDVDSFNYTWLLDLVTRFSWGEDVTNLLLVGMPDVVTPAHFDVLENLYVQIFGRKRVILFSPDYFRCLYPHPVGHPHDRQTQVDFDKPNFDWFPRFREIRGMEVALEPGEVLYIPNLWWHYIESEMHSNTISINFWFEAKNASKVDDARKKKTNATDIEAENNKESHQEYDNPRENKEQPEDSEETLKEHSEETGTSDSEQISEHSDESKADEIMAKGAEEEKDGKEFEETDLNQEEEDVKEIELSAAEYLILLRETEISLYKATLSHAKVKKILDELLSGRFDHI is encoded by the exons ATGGAGAACAATCCAACCCTGATGCGCATGTGTGTTGCACTTGCATTTCTCTTGAGTTTCACGAGTGCGTCTGAAGAAACTTCATGTGGTCCCATGAAAACTTCCACCTGTCAAAGAAACAGCAACTCAG GAGCTGATGTCCACTGTGAAAGTGACTCAGCGCCTCATAGCTGCAGTAATAGAAATGAAGATAAAGAGAAACTTAAATACCATTTCCACGTGAATGAGCCGCCTAAGTTCCGTGGCGTGTATCCATTTCCAGTGGATCCTATTCCGCGAAGAAACTGCTTTGACAAGGAAGCAATGGAATTTCTACAAAAGGGG CTTCCAGTGGTACTCGAACAATGCACGTTCCAGAAGCCTGCCCTAAAATGGACCATAGAATACCTAAAAGAGAATCTGAAAGATGAAGACCACACGGCATACTTTTCACAAACCAGGCAGTTTCTTTATTACGACGACGATCACATGAAAGGCACGTACAAAGAATGGAAACCGCCGATCACCAAAAAATTCTTATATTTTAGCAATTTTACGAAATTGATGAAGGAAATAGAGGAGGCGGACAATGGTAGCCGAGCGTACTTTCAG tCACTGGTATATCTTCAAGAAGGCGTCAGTGCAGCCATGCAGAACGATGTTGATTCTTTTAACTACACCTGGCTACTTGACCTCGTGACGCGCTTCAGCTGGGGCGAGGATGTTACCAACCTGCTATTGGTTGGTATGCCTGATGTCGTCACGCCTGCGCACTTTGATGTCCTGGAGAATCTTTACGTGCAG ATTTTTGGCCGGAAGCGAGTCATCTTGTTTAGTCCAGATTACTTCCGTTGTTTGTACCCGCATCCTGTGGGACATCCTCATGACCGACAAACACAG GTGGACTTCGACAAACCTAATTTTGACTGGTTTCCCAGATTCCGTGAGATTAGAGGTATGGAGGTCGCTTTGGAGCCTGGAGAGGTGTTATATATTCCAAACCTCTGGTGGCATTATATTGAAAGTGAGATGCACAG CAACACCATATCCATTAATTTTTGGTTTGAGGCGAAAAATGCAAGCAAGGTAGATGACGCAAGGAAAAAGAAGACGAACGCCACAGATATAGAAgcagaaaacaacaaagaatcTCACCAAGAGTATGATAACCCGCGGGAAAATAAGGAACAGCCTGAAGACTCTGAAGAAACCTTAAAGGAGCACTCCGAAGAAACTGGAACTAGCGATTCTGAGCAGATCAGCGAACACAGTGATGAATCAAAGGCAGATGAAATCATGGCGAAGGGAGCCGAGGAAGAGAAGGATGGAaaagaatttgaagaaacagATTTAaatcaagaagaagaagatgtgAAAGAAATTGAGTTGTCGGCCGCTGAATACTTAATCCTTCTGAGAGAAACAGAAATATCGCTTTACAAAGCTACACTAAGCCACGCAAAG gtgAAGAAAATATTGGATGAATTGCTATCGGGAAGATTTGATCACATATAA